In Phyllostomus discolor isolate MPI-MPIP mPhyDis1 chromosome 3, mPhyDis1.pri.v3, whole genome shotgun sequence, a single genomic region encodes these proteins:
- the PTGES2 gene encoding prostaglandin E synthase 2 isoform X3, which translates to MDVQDPGSRPKALLSLSDHLQLTLYQYKTCPFCSKVRAFLDFHALPYQVVEVNPVRRAEIKFSSYRKVPILLAQEGESLQQLNDSSVIISALKTYLVSGQPLEVIITYYPPMKSLNDQGKEVTEFCNKYWLMLDEKEAQQMYGGKEARTEEMKWRQWADDWLVHLISPNVYRTPTEALASFDYIVREGKFGAVEGAVAKYLGAAAMYLISKRLKSRHHLQDDVRKDLYEAANKWVAAVGKDRPFMGGQKPNLADLAVYGVLRVMEGLEAFDDLMRHTRIEPWYLRVEKAIAEASQ; encoded by the exons ATGGACGTGCAGGATCCAGGATCCAGGCCCAAGGCCCTG ctctccctgtCCGACCACCTGCAGCTGACTCTGTACCAGTATAAAACGTGTCCCTTCTGCAGCAAGGTCCGTGCCTTCCTCGACTTCCACGCCCTGCCCTACCAGGTGGTGGAGGTGAACCCCGTGCGTAGGGCCGAGATCAAGTTCTCCTCCTACAGGAAGGTGCCTATCCTGCTGGCCCAGGAAGGAGAGAGTTTG caacAACTGAACGACTCCTCTGTCATCATCAGTGCCCTCAAGACCTACCTGGTGTCCGG GCAGCCCCTGGAAGTCATCATCACCTACTACCCACCCATGAAGTCCTTGAATGACCAGGGCAAGGAGGTGACCGAGTTCTGCAACAAGTACTGGCTGATGCTGGATGAGAAGGAGGCCCAGCAAATGTATGGTGGGAAGGAGGCCAGGAC GGAGGAGATGAAGTGGCGGCAGTGGGCGGACGACTGGCTGGTGCACCTGATCTCCCCCAACGTGTACCGCACGCCTACCGAGGCCCTGGCCTCCTTTGACTACATCGTCCGGGAGGGCAAGTTCGGGGCCGTGGAGGGCGCTGTGGCCAAGTATCTGGGGGCAGCTGCCATGTACCTCATCAGCAAGCGGCTCAAGAGCAG GCATCACCTCCAGGATGACGTGCGCAAGGATCTGTATGAGGCCGCCAACAAGTGGGTGGCAGCCGTGGGCAAAGACCGGCCCTTCATGGGGGGCCAGAAGCCGAACCTGGCCGATCTG gcggtGTACGGCGTGCTGCGTGTGATGGAGGGCCTGGAGGCCTTCGACGACCTCATGCGTCACACCCGCATCGAGCCCTGGTACCTGCGGGTAGAGAAGGCCATTGCAGAGGCCTCCCAGTGA
- the PTGES2 gene encoding prostaglandin E synthase 2 isoform X4, whose protein sequence is MKSLNDQGKEVTEFCNKYWLMLDEKEAQQMYGGKEARTEEMKWRQWADDWLVHLISPNVYRTPTEALASFDYIVREGKFGAVEGAVAKYLGAAAMYLISKRLKSRHHLQDDVRKDLYEAANKWVAAVGKDRPFMGGQKPNLADLAVYGVLRVMEGLEAFDDLMRHTRIEPWYLRVEKAIAEASQ, encoded by the exons ATGAAGTCCTTGAATGACCAGGGCAAGGAGGTGACCGAGTTCTGCAACAAGTACTGGCTGATGCTGGATGAGAAGGAGGCCCAGCAAATGTATGGTGGGAAGGAGGCCAGGAC GGAGGAGATGAAGTGGCGGCAGTGGGCGGACGACTGGCTGGTGCACCTGATCTCCCCCAACGTGTACCGCACGCCTACCGAGGCCCTGGCCTCCTTTGACTACATCGTCCGGGAGGGCAAGTTCGGGGCCGTGGAGGGCGCTGTGGCCAAGTATCTGGGGGCAGCTGCCATGTACCTCATCAGCAAGCGGCTCAAGAGCAG GCATCACCTCCAGGATGACGTGCGCAAGGATCTGTATGAGGCCGCCAACAAGTGGGTGGCAGCCGTGGGCAAAGACCGGCCCTTCATGGGGGGCCAGAAGCCGAACCTGGCCGATCTG gcggtGTACGGCGTGCTGCGTGTGATGGAGGGCCTGGAGGCCTTCGACGACCTCATGCGTCACACCCGCATCGAGCCCTGGTACCTGCGGGTAGAGAAGGCCATTGCAGAGGCCTCCCAGTGA